A genomic segment from Actinoplanes sichuanensis encodes:
- the nirB gene encoding nitrite reductase large subunit NirB, translated as MTQRLVVIGNGMAGARTVEEILARGGDFSITMFGDEPYGNYNRIMLSNLLAGVEDEAGIYLNDLSWYADNDITLNAGVRIERIDRFAKKVYATDGTATPYDKLIIATGSSSWTPPMKNVHNPKRGFHQGVFAFRTLDDTRGMIRYARDHERAVVIGGGLLGLEAARGLQNHLSDVTLLHAMGHLMERQLDEKAGHMLQASVENKLGIKVITNAMTTEILGKDRVTGVKLADGTVIPCDVVVIAAGIRPNTQVAADSGLTVERGIVVDDQMRVQDEDDIYSVGECAQHRGNLYGLVAPLWDQAKVLADHITGRNVEAAYTGSKLSTKLKVAGIDVASMGLIAPETDDDEVIIYSEPKKGVYKQLIIRDGALAGAILVGDNSKAASLIQSFDRAQALPEERAEMLFDIGGPAGEVKPEDMPDDAQVCNCNGVSKGAICGVVNAGCKTVSGVMDKTRAGKGCGTCKPLVQRIVEWAAGGEAEEDPAASWYVPGVPMPKPELMAAIRKYELKSVSAVFDKLVPGGEHDAKSKMGLASLLKMMWADQYEDERDARFINDRVHGNIQKDGTFSVVPQMKGGVTTPAELKRIAEVAEKYNVPMVKLTGGQRIDLLGIPKEQLPAMWADLDMPSGYAYAKSFRTVKTCVGSDFCRFGVGDSTALGIAIEERYQGLEGPGKMKLAVTGCPRNCAEAYVKDLGVVAIDGGKWEIYVGGAAGAHIRKGDLLCTVDSAEEVIRLTGRFLQYYRENANWLERTYAFVPRIGIERIREIVIEDVDGIAEALDAAVEEAVQSYKDPWKERAVPATPGQFRTSLPLTVLPQVPVRS; from the coding sequence ATGACTCAGCGACTCGTTGTCATCGGCAACGGCATGGCGGGCGCCCGGACGGTCGAGGAGATCCTCGCCCGCGGTGGGGACTTCTCCATCACGATGTTCGGTGACGAGCCCTACGGCAACTACAACCGGATCATGCTGTCCAACCTGCTCGCCGGGGTGGAGGACGAGGCCGGGATCTACCTCAACGACCTGAGCTGGTACGCCGACAACGACATCACCCTCAACGCCGGGGTACGGATCGAGCGGATCGACCGGTTCGCCAAGAAGGTGTACGCCACGGACGGCACCGCCACGCCGTACGACAAGCTGATCATCGCGACCGGCTCCAGCTCGTGGACGCCGCCGATGAAGAACGTCCACAACCCGAAGCGCGGCTTCCACCAGGGTGTCTTCGCGTTCCGGACGCTCGACGACACCCGCGGCATGATCCGTTACGCCCGGGACCACGAGCGCGCGGTGGTGATCGGCGGCGGCCTGCTCGGCCTGGAGGCGGCCCGCGGCCTGCAGAACCACCTGAGCGACGTGACGCTGCTGCACGCCATGGGCCACCTGATGGAGCGGCAGCTCGACGAGAAGGCCGGCCACATGCTGCAGGCCAGCGTCGAGAACAAGCTCGGCATCAAGGTGATCACCAATGCGATGACCACCGAGATCCTCGGCAAGGACCGGGTCACCGGGGTCAAGCTGGCCGACGGCACGGTGATCCCCTGCGACGTCGTGGTGATCGCCGCCGGCATCCGCCCGAACACCCAGGTCGCCGCGGACAGCGGGCTGACCGTCGAGCGTGGCATCGTGGTCGACGACCAGATGCGGGTGCAGGACGAGGACGACATCTACTCGGTCGGTGAGTGCGCCCAGCACCGCGGCAATCTGTACGGCCTGGTCGCGCCGCTGTGGGATCAGGCGAAGGTGCTCGCCGACCACATCACCGGCCGCAACGTCGAGGCCGCCTACACCGGCTCGAAGCTCTCCACCAAGCTCAAGGTCGCGGGTATCGACGTCGCCTCGATGGGCCTGATCGCCCCGGAGACCGACGACGACGAGGTGATCATCTACAGCGAGCCGAAGAAGGGCGTCTACAAGCAGCTGATCATCCGGGACGGCGCGTTGGCCGGCGCGATCCTGGTCGGCGACAACAGCAAGGCCGCCAGCCTGATCCAGTCGTTCGACCGCGCACAGGCCCTGCCCGAGGAGCGGGCCGAGATGCTCTTCGACATCGGCGGCCCGGCGGGTGAGGTGAAGCCCGAGGACATGCCGGACGACGCGCAGGTCTGCAACTGCAACGGTGTCAGCAAGGGCGCCATCTGCGGTGTCGTCAACGCCGGCTGCAAGACCGTCTCCGGCGTGATGGACAAGACCCGGGCCGGCAAGGGCTGCGGCACCTGCAAGCCGCTGGTGCAGCGGATCGTCGAGTGGGCGGCCGGCGGTGAGGCCGAGGAGGACCCGGCCGCCTCCTGGTACGTCCCGGGCGTGCCGATGCCGAAGCCGGAGCTGATGGCCGCGATCCGCAAGTACGAGCTGAAGAGCGTCTCGGCGGTCTTCGACAAGCTGGTGCCCGGCGGTGAGCACGACGCCAAGAGCAAGATGGGCCTCGCCTCGCTGCTCAAGATGATGTGGGCCGACCAGTACGAGGACGAGCGCGACGCCCGGTTCATCAACGACCGGGTGCACGGCAACATCCAGAAGGACGGCACCTTCTCGGTGGTCCCGCAGATGAAGGGCGGCGTCACCACCCCGGCCGAGCTGAAGCGCATCGCCGAGGTCGCCGAGAAGTACAACGTGCCGATGGTCAAGCTCACCGGCGGCCAGCGGATCGACCTGCTCGGCATCCCCAAGGAGCAACTCCCGGCCATGTGGGCGGACCTCGACATGCCTTCCGGGTACGCCTACGCGAAGAGCTTCCGCACGGTCAAGACGTGTGTCGGCTCCGACTTCTGCCGGTTCGGTGTCGGCGACTCGACTGCGCTCGGCATCGCGATCGAGGAGCGTTACCAGGGGCTCGAAGGCCCGGGCAAGATGAAGCTCGCGGTCACCGGCTGCCCGCGGAACTGCGCTGAGGCGTACGTCAAGGATCTCGGGGTCGTCGCGATCGACGGCGGTAAGTGGGAGATCTACGTCGGCGGCGCCGCCGGAGCCCACATCCGCAAGGGCGACCTGCTCTGCACGGTCGACTCGGCCGAAGAGGTGATCCGTCTGACCGGCCGGTTCCTCCAGTACTACCGGGAGAACGCGAACTGGCTGGAGCGCACCTACGCGTTCGTCCCCCGGATCGGCATCGAGCGGATCCGCGAGATCGTCATCGAGGACGTCGACGGCATCGCCGAAGCCCTGGACGCCGCGGTCGAAGAGGCCGTCCAGTCCTACAAGGACCCCTGGAAGGAGCGGGCCGTGCCGGCCACGCCCGGCCAGTTCCGAACATCTCTTCCCCTGACCGTTCTCCCCCAGGTTCCGGTGCGCTCATGA
- a CDS encoding Rieske (2Fe-2S) protein, whose protein sequence is MTIAPIAETVLGPIDEIPFGEGRTYAVGSDMIAVFRLRDGSLRAVSAVCPHKGGPLADGQIDNRVVVCPLHLYAWDLATGCSQSGQPPINVYPVRVDDGHIILGD, encoded by the coding sequence ATGACCATCGCCCCCATCGCCGAGACCGTCCTCGGCCCCATCGACGAGATCCCCTTCGGCGAAGGACGCACCTACGCCGTCGGGTCCGACATGATCGCAGTCTTCCGCCTCCGCGACGGCTCCCTGCGCGCGGTGTCGGCGGTCTGCCCCCACAAGGGCGGCCCGCTCGCGGACGGTCAGATCGACAACCGGGTTGTCGTCTGCCCCTTGCACCTCTACGCATGGGACCTCGCCACCGGGTGTTCCCAGTCCGGACAGCCCCCGATCAACGTCTACCCGGTCCGGGTCGATGACGGTCACATCATTTTGGGAGACTGA
- a CDS encoding maleylpyruvate isomerase family mycothiol-dependent enzyme: MDPWPEIHRQRIAVADLLAGLRDDQWAVPSLCAGWTVRDVAGRLTLQQLGLRDLGDMLRHWKGGMSPTIQDAARRRAAAWTPERLVADIRDTAPLRRRNLGVTPMETLIDLLVHSQDIAVPLGIDHPMPPEAAASAARRTLTMRFPPPPPSVRLMAGVRLTATDLPWTFGDGPEARGPIAALLLIITGRSVVLPQLTGPGAELLATRLSP; the protein is encoded by the coding sequence ATGGACCCGTGGCCCGAGATCCACCGGCAGCGGATCGCCGTCGCCGACCTGCTCGCCGGGCTCCGCGACGATCAGTGGGCGGTGCCGTCGCTGTGCGCCGGGTGGACGGTTCGGGACGTCGCCGGGCGCCTGACGTTGCAGCAGCTCGGACTCCGGGACCTGGGCGACATGCTGCGGCACTGGAAGGGCGGCATGAGCCCGACCATCCAGGACGCGGCACGTCGCCGGGCCGCCGCGTGGACCCCGGAACGGCTCGTCGCCGACATCCGCGACACCGCCCCGCTGCGCCGTCGGAACCTCGGCGTCACCCCGATGGAGACGCTCATCGACCTGCTGGTTCATTCGCAGGACATCGCCGTACCGCTGGGTATCGATCATCCGATGCCGCCTGAGGCGGCCGCCTCGGCCGCCCGGCGCACGCTCACCATGCGGTTCCCGCCGCCGCCCCCGTCGGTACGCCTGATGGCCGGAGTCCGCTTGACCGCCACCGACCTGCCATGGACGTTCGGTGACGGCCCCGAAGCCCGCGGCCCGATCGCCGCGCTCCTGTTGATCATCACCGGCCGCTCGGTGGTGTTGCCACAGCTCACCGGCCCAGGCGCCGAGCTCCTGGCGACCCGCCTGTCACCCTGA
- a CDS encoding molybdopterin oxidoreductase — MYSTPRFLQGVFAFEGKGLDEPAPLGASLSYTVPAGATGQAVYFRGGNASDELICVVLVRDGAPMRYFPVGAKGDVHVPLRVLEDLAGGTTVELWLAAPAGLNGTVIVDLGLVEI, encoded by the coding sequence CTGCAGGGCGTGTTCGCCTTCGAGGGCAAGGGCCTCGACGAGCCGGCCCCGCTCGGCGCCTCGCTCAGCTACACGGTGCCGGCCGGCGCGACCGGTCAGGCCGTCTACTTCCGCGGCGGCAACGCCAGCGACGAACTGATCTGCGTCGTGCTGGTGCGCGACGGAGCTCCCATGCGGTACTTCCCGGTCGGCGCCAAGGGCGACGTCCACGTGCCGCTGCGGGTGCTGGAGGACCTCGCCGGTGGCACCACGGTGGAGCTGTGGCTCGCCGCGCCGGCCGGACTGAACGGAACTGTGATCGTGGACCTCGGACTGGTGGAGATCTGA
- a CDS encoding nitrate/nitrite transporter: MTATLPTISPERPAAKTLKGHWIDDWRPEDPTFWDNGGKQIAKRNLIFSIFSEHIGFSVWSLWSVMVLFLGPAYGFDPAQKFLLTAVPTLVGAALRIPYTFAVARFGGRNWTIISASLLLIPSVLMSFMIQPGVEYSTLLILAALAGVGGGNFASSMANINAFYPDRLKGWALGINAGGGNIGVPAVQLVGLLVLATFGAGSPGIVAGVYIPLIVIAAVGSALYMDNLTQARNEKRGMRDAAREGHTWVMSVLYIGTFGSFIGFGFAFGQVLQVQFADIFNTPVKAAYLTFIGPLLGSLIRPFGGALADRFGGSKVTFINFIAMAAGASIVLFAAQQRSLPLYLVGFITLFILSGLGNGSTYKMIPAIFKQKYAGDEHRSRRISGAVIGIAGAIGAVGGVLVNLAFRQSFLTYKDADAAYMAFIAFYALCVVITWVVYLRPAARTKIAV; the protein is encoded by the coding sequence ATGACTGCGACACTTCCTACGATCTCTCCCGAAAGGCCCGCGGCGAAGACGCTGAAGGGCCACTGGATCGACGACTGGCGGCCCGAAGACCCGACGTTCTGGGACAACGGTGGCAAGCAGATCGCCAAGCGCAACCTGATCTTCTCGATCTTCTCCGAGCACATCGGCTTCTCGGTGTGGTCACTCTGGTCGGTCATGGTGCTGTTCCTCGGCCCCGCCTACGGCTTCGACCCGGCGCAGAAGTTCCTGCTCACCGCCGTACCCACGCTTGTCGGGGCGGCGCTGCGGATCCCGTACACCTTCGCCGTCGCCCGCTTCGGTGGCCGTAACTGGACCATCATCAGTGCGTCGCTGCTGCTCATCCCGTCGGTCCTGATGTCCTTCATGATTCAGCCGGGCGTCGAGTACTCGACCCTGCTGATCCTGGCGGCCCTCGCCGGTGTGGGTGGCGGCAACTTCGCCTCCTCGATGGCCAACATCAACGCGTTCTACCCGGACCGGCTCAAAGGCTGGGCGCTCGGCATCAACGCAGGCGGTGGCAACATCGGCGTCCCCGCGGTGCAGTTGGTCGGCCTCCTCGTCCTGGCCACCTTCGGTGCCGGCAGCCCGGGCATCGTGGCCGGTGTCTACATCCCGCTGATCGTGATCGCGGCGGTCGGCTCGGCGCTCTACATGGACAACCTGACGCAGGCCCGCAACGAGAAGCGCGGCATGCGCGACGCCGCCAGGGAGGGCCACACCTGGGTGATGTCGGTGCTCTACATCGGCACCTTCGGGTCCTTCATCGGCTTCGGGTTCGCCTTCGGCCAGGTGCTTCAGGTGCAGTTCGCGGACATCTTCAACACCCCGGTCAAGGCCGCCTACCTGACCTTCATCGGCCCGCTGCTGGGCTCGCTGATCCGGCCGTTCGGTGGCGCGCTCGCCGACAGGTTCGGCGGTTCCAAGGTCACCTTCATCAACTTCATCGCGATGGCGGCGGGCGCGTCGATCGTGCTCTTCGCGGCGCAGCAGCGGTCACTGCCGCTCTACCTGGTCGGGTTCATCACCCTGTTCATCCTCAGCGGACTGGGCAACGGCTCGACCTACAAGATGATTCCGGCGATCTTCAAGCAGAAGTACGCGGGGGACGAGCACCGGTCGAGGCGGATCTCCGGTGCGGTCATCGGCATCGCCGGAGCGATCGGCGCGGTCGGCGGTGTGCTGGTGAACCTGGCCTTCCGGCAGTCGTTCCTGACCTACAAGGACGCGGACGCGGCGTACATGGCGTTCATCGCGTTCTATGCGCTCTGTGTGGTGATCACCTGGGTGGTGTACCTGCGACCGGCGGCCCGCACCAAGATCGCTGTCTGA